The sequence below is a genomic window from Bombus pyrosoma isolate SC7728 linkage group LG9, ASM1482585v1, whole genome shotgun sequence.
caaaatattacgcTTTGTTTAATAATGGCATTTATCACGAAATATAAAGTTAACTGTATTTGTTATTATCGAAATagatttttacatatttcctatttatgtattttatatttatagtatgttacatcctaatatatatgtactttcgttattttattaatttattatagttttatatatttatacgctaggataaaaaataattgttaaacaaatagaaacaaaacaaataataatgattgttatatgttaaagcttaaaaatattaataagaatcgTCGCGCCTCACCTCTCGTAATAGAGTAATCTTTTTCATATCAGAAGCGCACGCTTCAATGTACCTGCCagatgtatataaaatagattttaatatattgaatGTCTATAATGTAACAATATAGCAGtgctatatataatatattttatgttattatattattataatagttatataaatataatgtttttatatataatatatatataactattataatccatatatatatggaatgttttatttaacatataaacGTACTTACACAGACTTGCGACTTAATCGATTACATCGAATGTTTTCAATGACTACTTCTAAGCCGAAGCTAAAGCGTTCTCAATAAAACTAAATTGCATACATAAAAGGCAATTTTCAACGTCAATCGTAATCAGTTTTCTGACTGATatcacagaaaaatatatgtagataaacTAACAATCAGTATAAgcataattcattaaaaattaatgctaCGTTAATAAAAGTAGCTTTGACAATCGCAAATATCTTGTACTGTATTGACGGCGaagttacaaatattatatatgcgaTTAGTAATTAAAATCTAACGTGAATAACTTTGGGATTGAGAATCTAATTCTTAATATTCTCTCCCATAAATTCGGGGAACATGGTGTTGGCAGGGTTTTAGGATTTTAGCGAAACAGGATGTAAGTATtgtaagtattaaatattaagttactaaagaataatataaattaaataataataaattttataaaatacaaattctattGAATTTTCACATAactatagataaattattgtaaaacgAAGATTATACTGTGATTTACAGAACACACATagagaaatttatgtttatacgtGTACAAAAATGTCAGATAGGAAATGAACAACATTAGagtaaatatcaaaattatatattgatattgtatattcttatcactatatgtatttatttatattcacatataaatagataatatatacaaattttgcaaatgaactattgtttttttttttgcttctaTATATTAACATAGAATTAAAGATTCTGTGATACGGTGTCACAAAAATGTtcgttgtttaaatttttctaattttttatttttgaattctCGTTTGCATCTGATGTATTGTCAATATGTCGTGACGATTCCGtcaacatttttgaaattaaaaccaTTAAATTGTCTCTAAATGGTTGAACTAACTCTAGCTTATCTTGATAACCATTTTTACCTTCATATCTAATTATAAAGTGCACGATACTCCACAACATACTTCGAAGTTGTAATAGCATGTCCGCGATTCTGGAAAAAGacaatgtataaaataaaagataagttggtcatgtaaaaaatatagatagaaaTACGAACTCGGGTTTAcacaacaaatttaaattctttatattatttatcctAATACAAATTTGTTCTTCTTCGGTGGAAACATTGTTTTGTATctgtaagaaaaataacatttagcattgtataaacatatattaacggttatattcaaaaacaTACCTTTTTACACTCAACATCAGCTTCACTGAATAATAAAACCGATAATGGTGATATCATACTAGTATCAAAAACTACACAAGAACGTCTTTCAACCATCTCCATCTTATTAATGTAAGTCAAAAACTCACTTGGCCATGTTTTTCTATTGTAATTTACACTcccatttttaatttcaacgacTTTGTTAGCCCTAAAAAGCAGgaaactatataaattttagctctttcttgtatattataattatgtgtatttttaaaaaatatattaactcAGTCATTAATATGTTTGCTTTGTTTGTGAAAAATCCATTTTTATATCCATaagcatttctttttatcaaattattcgtAGCAGCAAATAAGATCGCTCGAATCAATTCATTATTATCAGAATATGCAtccaaatattcaaaattaggTGTCTCTGAAACCATTGCACTGCTTACAAGTTCACTTACATATGTCAAAAACAGGTCTACAAATAAACAATAGTTGTtcctaatattaaatattatttttcctcatatatatgtataacagaCTTACTTTCTATCAGATCGGAGATTTTTGTAAACTCAATTTGATTAGCATTCTGATACGAGATATTATCACTGTACTTCatatgatgaaaatattttaatataccaATATGATCACTTGTTTCATGAAATTccaactttttttctttcaaaattctaTAGGGACTTGATATTTCCTCTAACGAAAGTCTAGTTCcatcaaaagaagaaaatatagcgATTATTGATAATACAGGACTAAGACACctaaaaaaataaactgaAATATACAACaagaactttttaaaaatataaacataaatatgtagtataaaaatatgaaaaaataaagatatcttCTAGCAACAAAGTAAATTTTTGCGTACTGTAAAACGCAGGAAAGTACTATTGCTTTACTTAATTTCGGATGCAacgaaatatacgaaacaCGTTCACCCAAACTTGTAAGATTTTCATCCTTATCGAGAAAGccagaaatttccaaattatttacagcagaaattattgaattaatatcCGGTGGATCAAtcatattattaaagaaatccAATGCTTTCTTATCAGATAATgttttactaataataattgcttcttccaatggaatttttaatatctctgGTTTCGGATATAGATCTAATTCATTATATTGTTTTCGAGTAATTAAGTGATAACTTTCACCAAATTCTACACGTCCAGCTCTTCCTTtcctaaatattaataaaaatatattttaatcttttctttctttgaaagtaaaatcacaacgttgtataaaataaaaattacctcTGACAAATATTGGCTTGTGATATTCGACTAAAATCTAAACTGGATAGAAGCTTCTGTTTATTCCATCTTACTTCTCTCTTAACAGCAGTATCTATAACATATCTTACATCTTTGATGGTAATACCAGTTTCAGCTATATCTGTAGCTAAAATAATCTTCGTAATATTATCAGGAACTGATCTGAAAACCTTTTGCTGGTCATTATTTGATACTTTAGAATGAAGtggtaatattaataaattattaattttattttggagCATGTTATGTAAGTACTTAATTTCTCTCCAACCTGGGAGAAAACATAAAATAGCTCCAGatggtttatttttaataatccatTGTATTAGATGCACTATATTATTGAAAGGAATTTCTATTTCCATAGGAGTATTCTGATTTGATGAGTTCTTATTTAAGAAATCAATATCATCCAAGAAATGCATTTTTACATGACATAATTTTCCAGGGACATCAATAACTGTGGCGGAAAAGTATTGTTGGAATATATCTGTGTTCATACTTGCAGACATAACTATAAGTTTTACATGTGGATTGCGTTCCAACATATCTTTAAATAACATTAGCAACATATCTGTTTGTAGACTTCTTTCATGAGCTTCATCTATAATTATGTGTGATACTCCTTTTAATGTAGgattatgttttaatttttgcagGAGTATGCCAGTTgtgcaatataaaattgagCCACTTGTTTTTGgcattttattatcaaaacgTACATGATAACCTATTCTATTGCCTATTCTTTCATCCCGTTCAAACGCAACACGTTCAGTCAAAGAAATAGCTGATATTCTACGAGGTTCTGACACAACTATATTACATTCatgtgttttattttgttttatatattcatcCAGTATGAACTGTGGAACTTGGGTACTTTTACCACAACCAGTGTCTCCTTTAATTATCAAAACCTGGTTATTTTCTAAAGTATTAAGTATTTTTTCCCTGAAAGAAGTTTTtaagcaataaataatttgataataaatgttatgtatagatatataaatacatacttataattaataataggcAAATCTATATCTTCatatcttcttatttttacattcctTACTGAATGACTGCTACTCACTTTAGTAAAATCATCATCTAATGAAAGATTATCTCCCAAttcctttttcaaattttcttcattaagTTCAGTAGCACATGGTATTGTTATTATAGATTTTACTTCCTacaaataatcataataaataaattgagatatttataagtattaaaCAAACATTTCTGTTACTTATAAACCttacattattaaaagtatcaaTCAAAGATTGTATTTTACTTGTGAACTCTGGtgaaagattaatattaacagattgttgagatttataaaaactgtttttacttttataatcatataatatagGTTTCAAatctttaacttttttattcatatatagCCAATCTAAACACATTAATGCTGCATTATTTACAGCTTTCTTTTTGCTTGATGCTATATTGCAAAAGGATGCTTCATAAGGCCATGTGACATTGATGGTAcacttcattttattaatattctcttttattactgaatatgtatatgatatacATAACTTATTGAATTCTGTATATATAGCTCCATAGATAAGATCAAGATCTTTTTTAGGATGTGGATGAACTTTTTCAAGACctgaaatttgaaatgaaaatattattgaaacttaattttatataatatcggtacaatatacatttgtatattattcattaattagaggaaattaatattttaccatacttacttgttttattaattgcaaaatcattaaaatttaatacatttgcATCTTGTCCTTCCTGTTTCTATTATGATAATTTTGTtgttaatatgtttatatactACACTAcatttgaataaaagaaaactatttttttAGCATACTATGCTATATacttaattatacaatttctatttcatattataattacattatatttaccTGTGTAGAGTTATTTACTTCtctaagattatttttatcgatattgaacttcaatgaaaaaataataaaataacattagaTCTGACTGATTTGCATTCCtcgtaaaatcaaaatttgattaattacttacattataaaatgtatcagATTGTGCATTAATTTTTGATTTCCCTTTATAACATCGATATAATGTTTGATAGTTATAAAACTTTCTTAAATGTGATCTATACATCTTgtttgtacaataaaatattaaactgttcaacaaaaatattttcgatcattatttttatatgagtTTGATTAAGGTCATATATTATGAACTACTTACTGGTTACATAAAGATTTTCTTGAATTAAGCATTATTTCAGATAAAATCATTGTCCTTAGTTTAATAGCAATTTTTATACACTGCTGATACTTGTggcaatacaatataacctaaTATAACAGAATTTAAAAGGTTAATTTCATCATCTAATATACTTTTAagtatatatacttataaattacatttacgatatgatttcttatatttcagttttatcctcttgttttattaaataattatttaggatttatgtaaatatttttaaaaatcataattttacaattcatatttgaattatacttgtaaaaattcagaaaactGTATgagatatgtatgtattatagatatacttgaagtatatcgtataattcgTATATGAGTTTCGTGTCTACATAATACGTGGTTTTAGATAAACGCCACGTCTATGATGATACCGATTGTAACTCGTTTACCGGTTAGTTAAGAGTGTTAAACGACAATCAACAGTGAgccgaaagaaatttttacgtgaaaaatatgattaatcgtagtttaattatattgcTATGGAATATTGTGTTACTTTTCGGATTAAATATCCAATCTTTCGCTACTGCCAGCTCCATTGATCCCGACTTGAATTTTAAGAACGTGGAAAAACATATTGATCTGCAATCtcaattaacaaaaattacaactagacttattttagaaaatggaaGTAAAGATCGACACATgcgaaatttccttttttcactGGAACCTGAACAAAAAAGTAGTCTTAGTTACATAGCAGCTTATAGAGAACCTGTACGAGTTGAATTAAAGCTAACCAAAGTGAAGGTAAATGCTTATCCAGATGAAACTTTCTatcaaattgaattaaaagacCCATTGTCTCCTGGAAGAACTATGTCTATTGAAATTGAATGGATATTAGCTCATGAGCTTATACCTCATCCTAAAGAGATCacacaaaaagaaaaacaattagtaaaatatataggaaatatttatctttatgcACCATATAGCATAATGAAACAAACAACCACTGTATCTTTACCATCACGTAATATTGAGAGCTACACTAAATTTAAACCTGTTTCACAGAGTGATTCATTTATCACATATGGTCCATATGAGAaactttctccattttcttatgaagaattaaacatacactttgaaaataataataaattcctcACAGTTACCAGACTTGAaaggaatattgaaatatcacACTGGGGTAATATAGCAGTAGAAGAACATATTGACTTATTACATACTGGAGCATTATTAAAAGGCTCATTTTCACGATATGAATTTGCCAGAGAACCAAAATCATGGGAAGCTAGTATTCAAAGTTTCGATACAATTTTACCTGCAGCTGCCtctgatatttattatagagaTGAAATTGGTAACATTTCAACATCACATACTCGTATTAAAAAGGATTCAGTAGAACTAAATCTTCGTCCAAGATTTCCACTGTTTGGTGGTTggaaaactaaatatatagttGGATATAATGTACCTAGCTATGAGTATTTATTCCATTCTGGAGATCTATATACTTTAGAAATGAGATTGTTGGATCATGTTTTTGATGATATGGTTGTAGATGAATTAATTGTAAAGATTATCTTGCCAGAAGGTTCCAAGAATATTGAATTAAGCCTTCCATATTCTGCAACACGTTTGCCAGATTCTCTTCATTACACATACTTAGACACTACTGGTCGTCCAGTAATTTCTGTTACTAAGAAGAATTTAGTTGAGAATCATATTCAGAattttaaactaaaatatacatttccaCGTATATTGATGTTACAAGAACCATTGCTTGTAGCCGCAGctttatatttactatttttattagtaattaCTTATGTAAGACTTGATTTTTCAATTGACAAAGATGAAGTTTCAGAAAGTAAATTAAGAATTGCTGGGCAGTGTGAAAAGATCTTAGCTGCACAAGATCGTAGAGTAACTTCTTACAATGAACTAGATGATCAGTTAGCATATCTTAAAGCGAACAAAGATGCTAATGCATTTCTATCTGTAGTAAAAGGTATTAATCAAGAATATAAGAGTGCAACCAATTCTATTACTGAAATTGCACAACGCTTGAAAGGAGAATCAGGAGATGTATATGATCGTATTCAAGAATTACAGAAATATGATAGAACTTTAAAAGAACTTTATAATCAACAACAAGCATTGTATGTAGACAAATTAGTACCAGGCAAGATAGGACGTCAACAATTTGTAGAAGCAGAAGCAGctattacaaagaaaaaagaagaatgtgTTGAGAAAATAAACTCTATCATAAAATCACTACAGTAATAACATTTTCCTGAATACTTtcagttaaaaaaatatttgagaacAAGAGactcaataaaaataatttaaataataggTTATAATAATAAGTTGAAAGAACGTTTCCTTtacaatgaattaaaatttgtaataaaaaaaattgtaataaacgtaatttgtaataaatatatattataaattatacattttatatttttattatccatTTAGTTATGATACAATAATGACGCATATTTTAAGTCGCTACTTCGAAGTAGAGGATTTATATCTGCAATTCTTTATAAAGGATTACAGAGACACAATATATGAAAGTACGTAGTATACTATAagtacaaaatacatatacttGCTATGCTGAAAtgagaatagaaaataatataaagtacgtccaatgaaaattacattgattttcacaaaatataattgtaattaaattcattgcATGTgcaataaatgataaaaaaatataatttctattttcatggCATGTCAAATATCCACTCATATGTTAGTATGTATACAACGCCGGTTAAATAAGACACCTGCTAACCTTTCAGACAGCATCGTGTTTGAGAAAACTGTCATTTCACTGATAGGTTGAATGCTCGGTAGTAGAATGagtaatttaagaaaattt
It includes:
- the LOC122570994 gene encoding ATP-dependent RNA helicase DHX30-like isoform X3, with protein sequence MKCTINVTWPYEASFCNIASSKKKAVNNAALMCLDWLYMNKKVKDLKPILYDYKSKNSFYKSQQSVNINLSPEFTSKIQSLIDTFNNEVKSIITIPCATELNEENLKKELGDNLSLDDDFTKVSSSHSVRNVKIRRYEDIDLPIINYKEKILNTLENNQVLIIKGDTGCGKSTQVPQFILDEYIKQNKTHECNIVVSEPRRISAISLTERVAFERDERIGNRIGYHVRFDNKMPKTSGSILYCTTGILLQKLKHNPTLKGVSHIIIDEAHERSLQTDMLLMLFKDMLERNPHVKLIVMSASMNTDIFQQYFSATVIDVPGKLCHVKMHFLDDIDFLNKNSSNQNTPMEIEIPFNNIVHLIQWIIKNKPSGAILCFLPGWREIKYLHNMLQNKINNLLILPLHSKVSNNDQQKVFRSVPDNITKIILATDIAETGITIKDVRYVIDTAVKREVRWNKQKLLSSLDFSRISQANICQRKGRAGRVEFGESYHLITRKQYNELDLYPKPEILKIPLEEAIIISKTLSDKKALDFFNNMIDPPDINSIISAVNNLEISGFLDKDENLTSLGERVSYISLHPKLSKAIVLSCVLQCLSPVLSIIAIFSSFDGTRLSLEEISSPYRILKEKKLEFHETSDHIGILKYFHHMKYSDNISYQNANQIEFTKISDLIENLFLTYVSELVSSAMVSETPNFEYLDAYSDNNELIRAILFAATNNLIKRNAYGYKNGFFTNKANILMTEANKVVEIKNGSVNYNRKTWPSEFLTYINKMEMVERRSCVVFDTSMISPLSVLLFSEADVECKKIQNNVSTEEEQICIRINNIKNLNLLCKPEIADMLLQLRSMLWSIVHFIIRYEGKNGYQDKLELVQPFRDNLMVLISKMLTESSRHIDNTSDANENSKIKN
- the LOC122570994 gene encoding ATP-dependent RNA helicase DHX30-like isoform X2, which translates into the protein MILSEIMLNSRKSLCNHLIFYCTNKMYRSHLRKFYNYQTLYRCYKGKSKINAQSDTFYNFNIDKNNLREVNNSTQKQEGQDANVLNFNDFAINKTSLEKVHPHPKKDLDLIYGAIYTEFNKLCISYTYSVIKENINKMKCTINVTWPYEASFCNIASSKKKAVNNAALMCLDWLYMNKKVKDLKPILYDYKSKNSFYKSQQSVNINLSPEFTSKIQSLIDTFNNEVKSIITIPCATELNEENLKKELGDNLSLDDDFTKVSSSHSVRNVKIRRYEDIDLPIINYKEKILNTLENNQVLIIKGDTGCGKSTQVPQFILDEYIKQNKTHECNIVVSEPRRISAISLTERVAFERDERIGNRIGYHVRFDNKMPKTSGSILYCTTGILLQKLKHNPTLKGVSHIIIDEAHERSLQTDMLLMLFKDMLERNPHVKLIVMSASMNTDIFQQYFSATVIDVPGKLCHVKMHFLDDIDFLNKNSSNQNTPMEIEIPFNNIVHLIQWIIKNKPSGAILCFLPGWREIKYLHNMLQNKINNLLILPLHSKVSNNDQQKVFRSVPDNITKIILATDIAETGITIKDVRYVIDTAVKREVRWNKQKLLSSLDFSRISQANICQRKGRAGRVEFGESYHLITRKQYNELDLYPKPEILKIPLEEAIIISKTLSDKKALDFFNNMIDPPDINSIISAVNNLEISGFLDKDENLTSLGERVSYISLHPKLSKAIVLSCVLQCLSPVLSIIAIFSSFDGTRLSLEEISSPYRILKEKKLEFHETSDHIGILKYFHHMKYSDNISYQNANQIEFTKISDLIEKTPNFEYLDAYSDNNELIRAILFAATNNLIKRNAYGYKNGFFTNKANILMTEANKVVEIKNGSVNYNRKTWPSEFLTYINKMEMVERRSCVVFDTSMISPLSVLLFSEADVECKKIQNNVSTEEEQICIRINNIKNLNLLCKPEIADMLLQLRSMLWSIVHFIIRYEGKNGYQDKLELVQPFRDNLMVLISKMLTESSRHIDNTSDANENSKIKN
- the LOC122570994 gene encoding ATP-dependent RNA helicase DHX30-like isoform X1, translated to MILSEIMLNSRKSLCNHLIFYCTNKMYRSHLRKFYNYQTLYRCYKGKSKINAQSDTFYNFNIDKNNLREVNNSTQKQEGQDANVLNFNDFAINKTSLEKVHPHPKKDLDLIYGAIYTEFNKLCISYTYSVIKENINKMKCTINVTWPYEASFCNIASSKKKAVNNAALMCLDWLYMNKKVKDLKPILYDYKSKNSFYKSQQSVNINLSPEFTSKIQSLIDTFNNEVKSIITIPCATELNEENLKKELGDNLSLDDDFTKVSSSHSVRNVKIRRYEDIDLPIINYKEKILNTLENNQVLIIKGDTGCGKSTQVPQFILDEYIKQNKTHECNIVVSEPRRISAISLTERVAFERDERIGNRIGYHVRFDNKMPKTSGSILYCTTGILLQKLKHNPTLKGVSHIIIDEAHERSLQTDMLLMLFKDMLERNPHVKLIVMSASMNTDIFQQYFSATVIDVPGKLCHVKMHFLDDIDFLNKNSSNQNTPMEIEIPFNNIVHLIQWIIKNKPSGAILCFLPGWREIKYLHNMLQNKINNLLILPLHSKVSNNDQQKVFRSVPDNITKIILATDIAETGITIKDVRYVIDTAVKREVRWNKQKLLSSLDFSRISQANICQRKGRAGRVEFGESYHLITRKQYNELDLYPKPEILKIPLEEAIIISKTLSDKKALDFFNNMIDPPDINSIISAVNNLEISGFLDKDENLTSLGERVSYISLHPKLSKAIVLSCVLQCLSPVLSIIAIFSSFDGTRLSLEEISSPYRILKEKKLEFHETSDHIGILKYFHHMKYSDNISYQNANQIEFTKISDLIENLFLTYVSELVSSAMVSETPNFEYLDAYSDNNELIRAILFAATNNLIKRNAYGYKNGFFTNKANILMTEANKVVEIKNGSVNYNRKTWPSEFLTYINKMEMVERRSCVVFDTSMISPLSVLLFSEADVECKKIQNNVSTEEEQICIRINNIKNLNLLCKPEIADMLLQLRSMLWSIVHFIIRYEGKNGYQDKLELVQPFRDNLMVLISKMLTESSRHIDNTSDANENSKIKN
- the LOC122570999 gene encoding dolichyl-diphosphooligosaccharide--protein glycosyltransferase subunit 1: MINRSLIILLWNIVLLFGLNIQSFATASSIDPDLNFKNVEKHIDLQSQLTKITTRLILENGSKDRHMRNFLFSLEPEQKSSLSYIAAYREPVRVELKLTKVKVNAYPDETFYQIELKDPLSPGRTMSIEIEWILAHELIPHPKEITQKEKQLVKYIGNIYLYAPYSIMKQTTTVSLPSRNIESYTKFKPVSQSDSFITYGPYEKLSPFSYEELNIHFENNNKFLTVTRLERNIEISHWGNIAVEEHIDLLHTGALLKGSFSRYEFAREPKSWEASIQSFDTILPAAASDIYYRDEIGNISTSHTRIKKDSVELNLRPRFPLFGGWKTKYIVGYNVPSYEYLFHSGDLYTLEMRLLDHVFDDMVVDELIVKIILPEGSKNIELSLPYSATRLPDSLHYTYLDTTGRPVISVTKKNLVENHIQNFKLKYTFPRILMLQEPLLVAAALYLLFLLVITYVRLDFSIDKDEVSESKLRIAGQCEKILAAQDRRVTSYNELDDQLAYLKANKDANAFLSVVKGINQEYKSATNSITEIAQRLKGESGDVYDRIQELQKYDRTLKELYNQQQALYVDKLVPGKIGRQQFVEAEAAITKKKEECVEKINSIIKSLQ